CCGCGACCTCGGACCAGAAGCGGTGGCAGCTGACGAAGACCGCGAGTTCGTGCTCGCGGCGGCGCAGCTTCTCCACCTCGGCCTGTTCGTCCGCCGTCCAGCCGGGGGAGGCGGGCCTCTCCACCTTGCGCCAGCCGGTGTCGTCGCTTGAGCGGTCCATCGGCTCGACGGACCAGGGCAGCCGCTTGAGCAGGGCCGACAGCTCGGCCCGGACCTGATGCAGCTCCTCCTGACCGGCGAGGAGGTCACTGGGGAAATCGTAGGTCGTAGCCACGCGTTAATGCTACGCCTGTTCGAATTTGCATGGCGAGTTCAACTCCGGGGTTCAGTCGGACGGGTGAGCGCCCCGGCGGCCCGCGGGAGGCGGTGGCCGCCTTCGGCGTGATCCGCGCCGGCCCGCGCGCCGTGCGGGAGACTGGGGGCATGTGCCGGAACATCAGGACGCTGCGCCCGCCCGTACTGCCCGCCGGGGCCACCGAGGACGACATCCGCGCCGCCGCGCTGCAGTACGTGCGCAAGGTCTCGGGGTTCCGGGCGCCCGCCGCCCACAACCGCGAGGTGTTCGAACCGGGCCGTGGAGGCCGTCGCCCGGGCCACGGCGGACCTGCTCGACGGGCTGGAGGTGCGGGGGCGGCGGTCCGCGCGCGGGGCCGGGTAGGACGGGCGGCGCGGGAGCGCGCCGGCGGGCGCGGGCGCGGGCGTGGGTGCGGGGTGCGGGGTGCGGGCCGGGGCGTTACGGCGTCCGGGCCGGCCGGCGGCGCATGAGGAGGCCCGCCGCCGCCCCCGCCCCGACGGGCGCCGCCACCGACACCGCCGTGGCGAGCCAGGTCGCGCCCGGCCGGCGGGTGCCGAAGTGGCCGAGGGCCACGCTGTAGGCGGCCCAGGACGGGCCGGTCGGGGCCGACCAGGGCAGGAAGTGGCGGGCGCGCCGGTGCGCGGCACCGGCGCAGAAGGGGTCGACCGAGCGGCCGGCGGGGGCGAAGCGGGCCAGGACGACCAGGGCGCCGCCGCGCCCCGGGAGAGGGCCTCGCCGAGCCGTTCCTGCGCGCCTGTCAGGCGCCGGGAGCGGGCGGTCGCGCGGTCCGGTCGCGCACCGCCCCGCCGGGCGAGCCGGTAGGCCACCAGGTCGCCGAGGACGGAGGCGGTCGCGGCGGAGAGGATCGGGGCGAGGGCGTCGGGCACCTCGCGCGGGACCCGGCCGGTGGCCGCGCCCGAGCCCGCCGCCGCTGCCGTGGCCGCCGTGACGACGAGGACGCCGCTGGGCAGCAGGGGCACGAAGACGTCGAGCAGCACCGGCGGGGCCACCGTGGCGTGGATCCACGGACCGGCCGCAAGTGACCCCGCGCTCTCGTGCACGACGACTCCCGTTGTGTCCCCGTTGACGGCCGTACAGCGTGCGCCCGGGGCGTGACAGCGCGTTCGCGAGGGGCCCGGACGGTCGCCGCGGGAAGTCGTCCCGGCCGGGAACGGACGGTCCGGCCGGGGTGCGCGCGGACGCGGCGTCCCTTCCCGCGCTCCGGCCGGAGCGCGGGAAGGGACGCCGTCGTACCGGGGTCAGACCGCCATCGGCGCCTGCTCGGCGGCCGGTTCGCCGGTGGCCGCGGTGCGCCGGGTGGCGAGCCGGTCCAGGCCGAAGGCGCCCGAGCCGGTGAAGACCAGCAGGAAGAAGGCCCAGCAGAACAGGACCGACAGCTCACCGCCGTTCTGGATGGGCCACAGGGCGGCCCGCTGGTGGACGTCGAAGTAGGCGTACGCCATGGAGCCGGAGGCGGCCAGCGCGGCGGCGCGGGTGCCCAGGCCGAGCAGGACGAGGCCGCCGGCGACGAACTGGATCAGGGCGGCGTACCAGCCGGGCCAGGTGCCGGCGTCGATGGTGCCGCCGTGGGTGCCCATGGCGCCCCCGAGGACGCCGAAGAGCGAGGCGGCGCCGTGCACGGCGAACAGCAGGCCGACGACGATGCGGAAGGCGCCGACGACGTACGGCTGGGCGGAATCGAGGCGTGCGGACATGGAGGGTGGTCTCCTCTGCGGTGGCCCGGGCCGTGCCGTCCGGTGGGGGTGGGACGGGGGCGTCGGGCCGGACGTGGGGGACGACGGGTACCGGAGGGGAGGACCACGTTAGGCGCGCCTAAGCGATGCTTGCAAGTTCAACATTTGGCCATTGTTCGTCGGCCGCCCCGCGGGGCGCCGCGGGCACCCCGCGGGAGGGCCGACGGCCGGGTCAGCAGCCGGCGAGGTCGTTCTGCAGCGCGTTCTTCTCCGCGGAGTCGACCGAGAGGTCGTAGTAGTACTTCACCTGGACCCAGGCGCGGACGTAGGTGCACAGGTACGCGGACCGGGACGGCACCCAGGTGGCCGGATCCTGGTCGCCCTTGGCCTGGTTGACGTTGTCGGTGACGGCCAGGAGCTGGGGGCGGGTGACGTCGTTGGCGAATGCCTGCCGCTGGGCGGTGGTCCACTTGCCCGCGCCGGAGTCCCACGCCTCGGCCAGCGGGACGAGGTGGTCGATGTCGACGTCGGAGGCGGCGCTCCAGGTCGCGCCGTCGTACGGCGAGTACCAGCTGCCGCTGGTGGCCGCGCAGGAGGAGTCGGTGACGACGTTCGAGCCGTCCCGCTTCAGGATCCACTCGCGGGTGTTGCAGGTGCCGGAGATGGTGATCCAGGTCGGGAACAGGTCGCGGCTGTAGCCGGTGCGGTTCTCGGTGGCCACGGTGAGCTGGGAGAGGTAGCCGCGGGCCGTGGCGCCGCTGACCGGGGTCGGGAGGGCCGCGGAGGCGCTCGGGGGGTTGAGGAGGGCCGCGGAGGCCGTGAGGCCGGTGAGGACGGCGAGCGTGCTCAGTCGTCGACGCGCGTAGAACTTGGGCATGCGAACTCCCTGGAGGGGTGGGGATGTCGGACGCGGGCGGGGGAATGCTCGCGACGCCGTGTTGCGAGCAGGTGAGCGCCCGGTGAGAACCTAATGACGCGCTCATGACACGACAAGGTTCGCGGCGGAACTTTCGCTTCCCGTACGATGGGGACGTTGAAGGGGAGTAGCTCTTCGCCGGACCGTCGACATACTGCCCAGCGAGCCTGGGCCGGCGCCCGGAGGCGGATCCCGCGGGACCGCCAGCGAGACCTTCGGCAAGCAGTGCACGCCCGTGCCTCCCGGTGCGGGCGTCCGTGCGCTGTCCTGCCGAGGTGTCCCCTGTGAGGTGCAGCACTCTCGGCCGGGCGGCCCCGACCGATTGAGGATCCTTGATCAGCATCACCGTGACGGCGCTCGTCTTCGGCGTCGTCTTCCTCGCCGAGCTGCCCGACAAGACCGCGCTCGCCGGCCTCGTCCTCGGCACCCGCTACCGCGCCTCGTACGTCTTCGCGGGCGTCGCCGCCGCCTTCCTGCTGCACGTCGTGCTCGCCGTCGCCGCGGGCAGCGTGCTGACCCTGCTGCCCCGGCAGATCGTGCACGCGCTCACCGGCGTGCTCTTCCTCGGTGGCGCGGCGATGCTGCTGCTGAAGGAGGACGAGGACGACGAGGAGGTCCGCAGACCCGCCGACCAGTCCTTCTGGAAGGTCGCGGGGACGGGCTTCATGCTCATCCTGGTCGCCGAGTTCGGCGATCTCACCCAGATCATGACCGCCAACCTCGCCGCCCGCTACGACGACCCGGTCTCCGTCGGCCTCGGCGCGGTCCTCGGGCTGTGGGTGGTGGCCGGCCTCGGCATCGTCGGCGGAAAGGCCCTGATGAGGCGGGTGCCGCTGCGGCTGATCACGAGGGTCGCGGCCCTGTTGATGCTGGCGCTCGGCGTGTGGAGCCTCTACGAGGCGGTGACCGGCTGACCTGAACGGCGGACGAATCCTTGCGGGATACGGTGGCGGAACCCCGGCCGGGTTTTGTACCGTGGAGAAACAAAGTGGCTCCCGCCCGTTCACCTGACCGGCGGGCGGGGCCGCCTTGTCCCCCGCTCCGCCTTCGGGCGCCGTCGCCACTGGAGCTGCCGATGCCGGCCACCGCCCCGCCCTCCGTCCTCACCGCCCGCGCCCTCCTGCTCGACATGGACGGCACCCTCGTCGACTCGACCGCGGTGGTCGAGCGCGTCTGGCGGCGCTGGGCCGAGCGGCACGGGCTGGACGGCGACGAGGTGATGAAGGTCGTCCACGGCCGGCAGGGCCACGCCTCGATGGCCGTGCTGCTGCCCGGCCGGCCCCGGCAGCTGAACCTCGCCGACAACGCGCGCATGCTCGCGGAGGAGACCGCCGACACGGACGGCGTGGTCGAGGTCCCCGGGGCCGCCGCCTTCCTCGCCTCCCTGCGCGGGCTCCCGCACGCCCTGGTGACCTCGGCGGACGCCGCCCTGTCCACCGCCCGCATGAACGCCGCCGGGCTGCCGCTGCCCGCGGTGCGGGTCACGGCCGAGTCGGTCGGGGCGAGCAAGCCCGATCCGGAGGGCTTCCTGAAGGGCGCCGCCGAACTGGGCGTCGGCCCGGCCGACTGCGTCGTCTTCGAGGACTCCGGCGCGGGCATCGCCGCCGCGCGGGCCGCGGGCATGCGCGTTGTGGGCGTCGGACCGCGGGCGCACCACCACGCCCCCGACGCCGTCGTGCCGGACCTCACCCGGGTGAGGGTCGAGGCCGTGGCCGGGGGGACGGTCCGGCTGCACGTGGGCTGAGCGGGCCACGCCCGCTCACGGCCCCTACGGCCGTGCCGTCACCGCTTCCAGGCTCGCCCGGGTCGCCGGGCTAGACGCCCGGCTCGTCGGCGCGCAGGCCCCTGGTCCACTGGTAGGCGCGCACGGCGTCCTCCACCGGGCGGGTGAAGCGGAACTCCTTCGCGTCCTCCCGCACCCGCCGCACCGGGACGGACGGGGGCCGGGCGCGCGGGGGACCCGGCAGGGCCGATGGCCCGGCGGCCCCGACAGGCCGCAAACGGCGGCACCGCTCACGATGGAAGGTGTCGTCCGAGTTCCGGGAGGTCCCCATGGTGCTGGACACGCATGGCACGGCGAAGGACGTGCGGACCGCCGAGCGCGTCCCGGGCGACGTGCTCGTCTCGATCGGCGCCCTGCTGCTCGGGCTGCTGCTCGCCGCGCTGGACCAGACCATCGTGGCGACCGCGCTGCCGACGATCGTCAGCGACCTCGGCGGCCTGGAGCACCTGTCCTGGGTCGTCACCGCCTACCTGCTGGCCTCCACCGCGGCGATCCCGCTGTGGGGCAAGCTCGGCGACCAGTACGGCCGCAAGAGGCTGTTCCAGACCGCGATCGTCATCTTCCTCGTCGGCTCCGCGCTGTGCGGGGTCGCGCAGAACATGCCCCAGCTCATCGGCTTCCGGGCGCTGCAGGGACTGGGCGGCGGCGGGCTGATCGTGCTGTCGATGGCGATCGTCGGCGACATCGTGCCGCCCCGCGAACGCGGGCGCTACCAAGGGCTGTTCGGCGCCGTCTTCGGTGCGACGAGCGTACTGGGCCCGCTGCTGGGCGGCCTGTTCACCGAACACCTCAGCTGGCGCTGGGTGTTCTACGTCAACCTCCCCCTCGGCGTCGTCGCGCTCGCCGTGATCGCCACCGCCCTGCGCGTCCCGCGCCGCTCCGACCGCCACGTCATCGACTACCTCGGCACGTTCCTGATCGCCGCGGTCGCCACCTGCCTGGTGCTGGTGGCCTCGCTCGGCGGCACCACCTGGGGCTGGGCCTCGCCGCAGGTCGTCGGCCTCGCCGTGCTGGGCGTCCTGCTCGCCGCAGCCTTCGTCGCCGTGGAACGGCGGGCCGCCGAACCGGTCCTGCCGCTCAAGCTGTTCCGCGTCCGCACCTTCACGCTCGCCGCCGTCATCAGCTTCATCGTCGGCTTCGCCATGTTCGGCGCGATGACCTACCTGCCGACGTTCCTGCAGGTCGTGCACGGCGTCTCGCCGACCATGTCCGGCGTGCACATGCTGCCGATGGTGTTCGGCCTGCTGCTGTCCTCGACCGCCTCCGGGCAGGTCGTCAGCCGCACCGGACGCTGGAAGGTCTTCCCGGTCACCGGCACCGCCGTGACCACCCTGGGCCTGCTCCTGCTGCACCGGCTCGACGAGTTCAGCTCCACCGTCGAGATGGGCGCCTGCTTCCTCGTCTTCGGCCTGGGCCTCGGCCTGGTCCTGCAGGTCCTCGTCCTCATCGTGCAGAACGCCGTCCCCTACGAGGACCTGGGCGTCGCCACCTCCGGCGCGACCTTCTTCCGCTCCATCGGCGCGTCCTTCGGCGTCGCCATCTTCGGCACCGTCTTCTCCAGCCGCCTCGGCGACCAGCTCGCCGCCGCCTTCCGGGGCGTGCGGCTGCCGCCCGGCGTCTCGCCCGGCGCCCTGGAGGCCGACCCGCGCGGCATCGCCGCCCTGCCCGCCGCCCTGCGCCCGGCGGCCCTGCACGCCTACGCGTCGTCCATCACCGAGGTCTTCCTGTACGCCGTCCCGGTCGCCGTCCTCGGCTTCGTGCTGGCGTGGTTCCTGAAGGAGGACCGGCTGCGCGGCTCGGTCACCGCGCCGGACGCCTCCGAGACCCTCGCCCCCAACCCGGTCGAGCGCTCCTCCCGCGACGAGGCGTGCCGGGCGCTGTCCGTGCTCGGCACCCGCGAGGGGCGCCGCGAGATCTACCGGGAGATCACCGGGCGGGCCGGGTACGACCTGCTGCCCGCCGCGAGCTGGCTGCTGCTGCGCATCCGCAGGTACGGCTCGCTGGAGCCGGCCGTGCTGACCGAGCGCAGTCCCGTCCCGCTGCACGCGGTCCTCGCGGCCGCCCGTCAGGTCGAGGAGCGCCGGCTCGCCCAACGCCGGGGCCCGGAGATGGTGCTGACCGCCGCCGGACGCCAGGTCGCCGAACGGCTCGCCGCGGCCCGCGAGGAGTCCCTGGCCGAGCTGCTCGGCGACTGGTGGGGACCGGACCGGTCCACCGACCTGGTCCTGCTGGTGAAGGAGCTGACCGCCGAACTGTGCGGCGCCGAACGCGAACGGCCGCACAACGGCACGGTGGCGAAGGCCGGTTGACGGCTCGTCAGGTCCGCGGTCCGGTCCGGTGCCGTACGCCGGCCGGACCGCGGGCCCCGCCGGGCGCGGGAACCCCCCGCCGCCCCGCCGGGCGCCCACGGCCGTTTGTGGCGCTTCTTCCGGGTCATCCGAAAGGGGAACCGGCCAGCGGGGCCGGTCCGATCCGGAAGGCAACCATGTCCACAGGCATGATCATCGCTGTGATCGTGATCGTCGCGGCCGTGGTGCTCGTCGCGGCCGCCCTGATCGCGCGCGCTCGCGGCCGGCACGGCGGGCCGGACCTGAAGCGCCGCTTCGGACCCGAGTACGAGCGGACCGTGGCCCGGCACGACGGGGACGCCAAGGCCGCCGAACGAGAGCTGACCGAGCGGGTCGAACGCCACGGGGCCTTGCGCGAGCGGCCGTTGGAGCCCGCCGAGCGCGAGCGCTTCGAGCACGCCTGGACGGCCGTGCAGGAACGCTTCGTCGAGGCGCCCCGCGAGGCCGTCGCCGAGGCCGACCGGCTGCTCGGGGAAGTCGCCGCCGCGCGCGGCTACCCGGACGGCGGGCGCTACGAGGAGCAGCTCGCCGCGCTGTCCGTGCACCACGCGCACCACGTCGAGGGCTACCGCCAGGTGCACCGGGCGGCCCGGGACGGGGCGGGCGGCGGGGCGGACGCCGGAACCGAGGAGCTGCGCACGGCGCTGCTCCAGGCCCGCAGCCTCTTCGACGACCTGATCCGCACCGGCCACGCCGACACCGGCCGCCGGCCCTCCGGCGTGGCGGCCGACGACGGCCACCGGTCCGGTACCGCGGCCCGTGGACACGCCCCGTGGGCCCTTCACAAGAGCCGCCCGAAGGAGAGCTGAACCATGACGCAGAACAGGCAGACCGGTCCGGGCAGCGAGGACTTCCGGCCCGGCACCGACACCGCCGAGCGGGCACCGTACGGCGACGAGCGCACCGAGCGGGCACCGTACGACGGCGAGCGCGCCGGGCAGGACGCGTGGGCGCCGCGGGCCGGTCGCGACGAGGGCTTCTCGGACACGGCGGCGTCCGGCCGGCCGGGCCCGGCGGCCGACGACCGCGCGCACGGCGCCGCGACGGGGCTCCCCTCCGGCACGGACCGGCCCGGCGCGCGGCACTCCGCCACGGGAGAGCCCGCCACGCGGGACTTCCCGGGCGACGCGCGGGGCGAGCGCGCCGCCGGCACCGTCGCGCCCGGCCGGCAGGACGCGGTGTCCGACGGGCGGACGCCGCGCGACGCCCACGCCCCGCACGGCACCGACGGCACGGGCGCGTCGCTCCTTCCGCACGAGGAGTCGGAGCAGTGGGAGGCGCGGCTGCGGCAGACCGCGGCCGGGTTCGTGGACGAGCCCCGGGCGGCCGTCGAGGAGGCCGACCGCGAGCTGCAGGAGATCGCCGCCCGGGTCGAGGACGCCGTCTCCCGGCGCCGCCGAACCCTGCGCACCTCCTGGGAGGAGCGCGGCTCGCGCGGACCCGGCGGCACCGACACCGAACGGCTGCGCCTGGCCATGCAGGACTACCGCGAGCTGGCCGGACGCCTGCTGCACCTGTGACGGACCCGCCGGCGCGCGAGCGCGGCCCGCGTCGCTGCGGCGCGGGCCGCGCTACGGCCGCGCGTCCGGTCCGTCCCCCGTGGCGCCGGCCCTGCGCTGCCGCCACTGCCGCACGACCTCTTCGACGTCGTAGGGCTTCTTGCCCAGCGGCGGGCCGGGCGGCGGCTTGAACATCATGTCGCGGATCTTCACGTTGATCTCCGTGATGATCCTGCGGACGACCCGCTCCGAGGGCGCCGCCCGGGCAGCCGCGAGCGCGTCCTCGGCCTCCTTGCGCAGTGCCAGCGCCGGCGGCAGCACCGCCAGGCCCTCGCGGGCCATCTTCCGCTTGACCCACCACAGCTCGTCGTACGGGGACTCCACGTCCGCGGGCAGCGGCCGGCCCGCGCCCGGCAGCCGGTCGAACGCGCCGCGCGCCTGCGCATCGCGGATCTGGTGGTCGACCCAGGACTCGAACGGGACGCCCGGTGGCTTTCGCTCGGTCATGAACCCATTGTGCCGGACGGGGCCGCGCCGGGCGTTTTATCATGCGGCGGCAGTGTGGCGAACCGGCCACCGCGCAGGGACGGCCGGACGGCCGCCGGACGCATCAGGGGGACACGCTCGTGCTCGAACTCACCATGGCCGCCGTCTGCGGGGCCGACGCGGGCGCCACCGCCGGCATGACGATGGCCGAGGCGCCCAGCGCGCCCGGCGCCGTGCTCCGGGTGGGCCGGGACGCCTCCGTGTGCCGGCTCGTGACCCCCGAGGACTGGCTGTTCGTCTCCCGCGTCCACCTGGAGTTCGCGTGCGGCCCCGACGGCGGCTGGCGGCTGAGCTGGCTGCGCGGCTCGCGGGCCGAACCGTCCTGCGAGGTGCGGCTGGTGACCGGGGAGCAGCACCGGCCCCTCTCCTACGGCGGAACCGCGCCGCTGCCGCACGGCGGCGCCGGCGAGGTCGTCGTCCTCGACCGCGGCGCGTCCCGCAGCGTCAACGTCGGCTTCCACCACGAGCCGTGAGACCCGGGCCGGGCCCGTCCCGGGCGGCGCCCCGGGCTCAGTCGAGCACCCGGGCCAGCGCGAAGCCGTCGTAGCCCTTGGCGCCCACGGTCTGCACCGCCGTGCCGCTCAGCCTCGGGTGGGCGGCGATGAGCTCGATGGCGGCGCGGGTGCCGACGACGTCCGGCTCGGTGTTCGCCGCGTCCGCGACCCGGCCGCCGCGCACCACGTTGTCCACGACGATCAGGCTGCCCGTGCGGGTCAGCCTGAGCGCCCACTCCACGTAGTGCGGGTTGTTGGACTTGTCGGCGTCGATGAACACCAGGTCGAAGGGGGCCGGGTTCTCGTCGGCGAGCTTGGGCAGCGACTCCAGGGCCGGCCCCACCCGCACCTCGGCGATCCGGTCGAGGCCGGCCCGCGCGAGGTTGCGGGTGGCCACCTCGGCGTGCCGGGCGCTGTACTCCAGGGAGATCAGGCGGCCGTCGGCGGGGAGGGCGCGGGCCAGCCAGATCGTGCTGTAGCCGCCCAGCGTGCCGATCTCCAGGACGGTCCGGGCGCCCTGGACCTGCGCGAGCAGCTGGAGGAACTTGCCCTGGGTGGCCGTGATCGAGATGTCCGGCAGTCCCGCGGCCTCGTTCTCGCGGACGGCCGCCCTGAGCGCGTCGTCCTCCGGCGCGAGGTGGCTGGTGAAGTAGAAGTCGACGTCGTCCCACGGCTGCGACCCGCTCATGCGCCTGCTGCCTTTCCCGAGTGTCGGCTCGGGTCTCTTCCCCGAGGCCCCTGGACCCTTCCCTCCGGATGATCTCAGCCGGCCGGCCCGGACGGGGTGAGAACGCCCCGCCGGACGCCCGCGGCGGGACGGGACCGCCCCGGGGCGCCCGTCCCGGGGCGCGCCGGCCCTCGTGCGGACCGGCCCTCGTGCGGACCGGCCCTCGTGCGGACCGGCCCCCGGGGCGGTCGCGTCCGCGCCGGTGCCGCGGGACCGCGGCGGGAAGCCGCCTGCCGGCGTGCCGCGGACGGTGCCGCCCCGGCCAGCGGGCGCCCCGCCGACTCGGACACGCGCCAGACCGCGAACCCGCCGACGACGGCCGCGGCCATCATGGAGGGGGCGGGCGTCATCATGTTCCCCGTCGCTCCGACCAGCGCGGTCGCCACCAGCGGAATCGTCCCGCCGAACGGGGACACCGACACGTTGAAGCCGGTCGACGGGGAGCCGTGGCCCGCCGAAACGGGGCTCGCCCTCCTTTCGTCGGGGACGGGGCCCGGGGCGGCGCTGCCGGAATCGGGCCGAAAAGCGACCACGGGCGGACGACCGCCCCTGACGTGCCGCGCACAAGTCGGTGCATAGTGCACCGAAATGCCCCGCCGGCAGGGACGTCTCCGCGCCACCGGGCGGCCGCCGTGGGCCCCGGCTGTGATCCTTGTCGTCCTCCACGGAGGCGACCCCGTCCCCCTCCCACTATCGTCGTCCGGGCAAAAGGAGGACGGACGTCAGGTGAAGCGGGGGCCGCCTGCGTCTCCTCCTGGGGGACCGCGCGCCCCATAGGGTTCGCGGAGGGAACCCGGCGCGCACGGCGCCCGGGACGACGGGGCGGGAGGCCGACGGGGCGTGGCGAACGTGGAGCACGGCGGGCGACCGGCGGATGCCTTCGGGACGGCCGGGACGGGGTCACGGCTGCGTGCGGCCCGGCTCGCGCTGTGGGCGGTGGCCGCGGTCCTCGCGATACGGCAGCTGGCCGTCGTCCTCACCACCCCGAGCGGTGACCGGCTGACCGACCTGGAGACCTGGGTCGGCCCCGCGGGCGTCCTGCACGTGACCGGGTCGCTGTACGACTCGCCGCGCTTCACCGGTACTCCGTTCGGGGGACTGGTGCTCAAGCCGCTCACCAGGTCCGCCGAGCAGGCCCTCGGCTGGGGCTGGACCTTCGGCACCCTGCTGCTCGTCGTCGCCCTCGGCATGGTCGCCGCCCGCGCGCTGCCCCAGCCGGCCGGCCGCCGCACCTCCCTGCTGGCCGCGCCGGTCGCCATCAGCCTGCTGATGCTCTCGCTGCCGGTGCGCAACACCCTCTGGCTCGGCCAGACCAGCATCATCCCGGTGCTGCTGGTGCTGCTCGGCTGCTTCACCGTGCGCGGCGAACGCGCGAGCGGCCTGTGCGTGGGCGTGGCCGCCGCCCTCCAGCCGACCGTACTGCTGTTCGCCCCGCTGCTGTGGTTCACCGACCGCCGTCGCGCCGCCCTGTCCACGGGCGTCACCTTCGCCGCGTGCACCGCGCTCGCCTGGGCCGCGATGCCACACGACTCGTACACCTACTGGGTGCACCACATGGCCGGCGCCGGTCTCGGCGGCAAGGCCGACGCCCTCGCCAACCAGTCCCTGCACGGCGCCCTGCTCCGCCTGGGCCTCACCGGCCCGCTGGAGATCGCCCTCTTCCTGGTGCTCGCCGCCGCCGTCGCCGTCCTCGCCCTGCGCCGCGCCGTCCGCTACGCCCACGACGGCCAGCTCCTGCTCGCCGTGGCCGTCACCGGCTGCGCCGCCGTCGCCGTCTCCCCGACCACCTGGCAGCACCAGCTGCTGTGGGTGCTGCTCGCGGTGGTCGGCAGGGTCGGCAGGCGGGCCTCGGACCGTTACGTCTGGCCGGTGGCGGTGGTCCTGGTGACCACCCTCCCGGCGAAGATGATGCTGCCGAACATGCCGGTGGTGTACCCGCTGCGCGACAACATCGTGCTGCTCGCGGCCCTCGCCGCCGCCACCGCCGTGCCGTTCCTGTCCCGCACCTCGCCGTACTACCGCGCGCCGGTCCCCGCCGAGTACGCCGGGGCGGTGCCCGCCCGTTTCCGGCGCGTCCCGCTGCTGCCCCTGCTGCGCCGGGTGCTCACCCGCCCCAACCTCCTGCTGGAGCTGCTGCTCATCCGCGTGACGTACGCCGCCTACCAGCAGGTCAGGCTCGCCGCCACGGGCGGCAGCAACGCGGCGGGCCGGGCGACGGCCGAGCACAACGGCCGGCACCTGCTGGCCGTGGAGCGCTTGCTGCACATCGACGTCGAGCACGCGGTCAACCACGCCGTGGTGCGGGTCGGCTGGCTGCGGGACTTCTTCGACTTCTACTACGAGTCCTTCCACTTCGTCGTGCCGCTGACCGTGCTCGGCGTCCTGTACTGGCGCCGCCCGGTCGACTACCGCTGGGCCCGCGCCTCCCTGGGCTTCACCACCCTGCTCGCCCTGGTCGGCTTCTGGCTCTTCCCGCTGGCCCCGCCGCGCCTGATGCCGACCCTCGGCATCATCGACACCGTGCACGGCGTCCAGGACTTCTCCAAGCCCGACTACGGCACCCTGACCGCACTCACCAACCAGTACGCGGCGATGCCGTCCCTGCACTTCGGCTGGTCGCTGTGGTGCGGGATCGTCATCGCGGTCATCGCGCCCCGGTGGTGGATGAAGGCACTGGGCCTGCTGCACCCGCTGTTCACCGTCTCGGCCATCGTCGCCACCGGCAACCACTGGGTGCTGGACGCGGCGGGCGGCGCGGTGGTGGCGAGCGCGGGCTTCGGCCTGTCGTACCTGTTCCAGGGCCCCCGGGCGCGGACGGTCGCGGCGGTGGCCGGGACCGGCGCCCGGGAGCCGGCGCGGGGGGCGGCGGCGGGCTGACCGCCCGGCGGCGGGCCGCCGCACGGCGGGCGCGGGGCGGCGGGGGCGCCCGGACGCGCGCACACCCCCGCCGGGTGGGCGGGGGTGCGGGGGCCGGGGCCGCAGTGGGCGGCGGGCGGCTCAGTACCAGCCGTTGGCCTGCCAGAAGTTCCAGGCGGCGGCCGGGCTGCCGTAGC
This is a stretch of genomic DNA from Streptomyces sp. TG1A-8. It encodes these proteins:
- a CDS encoding bifunctional glycosyltransferase 87/phosphatase PAP2 family protein, encoding MANVEHGGRPADAFGTAGTGSRLRAARLALWAVAAVLAIRQLAVVLTTPSGDRLTDLETWVGPAGVLHVTGSLYDSPRFTGTPFGGLVLKPLTRSAEQALGWGWTFGTLLLVVALGMVAARALPQPAGRRTSLLAAPVAISLLMLSLPVRNTLWLGQTSIIPVLLVLLGCFTVRGERASGLCVGVAAALQPTVLLFAPLLWFTDRRRAALSTGVTFAACTALAWAAMPHDSYTYWVHHMAGAGLGGKADALANQSLHGALLRLGLTGPLEIALFLVLAAAVAVLALRRAVRYAHDGQLLLAVAVTGCAAVAVSPTTWQHQLLWVLLAVVGRVGRRASDRYVWPVAVVLVTTLPAKMMLPNMPVVYPLRDNIVLLAALAAATAVPFLSRTSPYYRAPVPAEYAGAVPARFRRVPLLPLLRRVLTRPNLLLELLLIRVTYAAYQQVRLAATGGSNAAGRATAEHNGRHLLAVERLLHIDVEHAVNHAVVRVGWLRDFFDFYYESFHFVVPLTVLGVLYWRRPVDYRWARASLGFTTLLALVGFWLFPLAPPRLMPTLGIIDTVHGVQDFSKPDYGTLTALTNQYAAMPSLHFGWSLWCGIVIAVIAPRWWMKALGLLHPLFTVSAIVATGNHWVLDAAGGAVVASAGFGLSYLFQGPRARTVAAVAGTGAREPARGAAAG